In Streptococcus salivarius, the sequence TTCTTTTAAAAACACTTAGAAACTAAACAAGGGCTTTATGATCTTCATGCCTATGCTCGCTTAAAAGTACTTCACCAAATTGTACTCCACTATCTTCACTGACTCGTTCCTGGCAATCGACACAATACAATTCTCTAGCCAATCGCTGTTGTCGCCCACCTACATAGACCACCTCTTCCATTCCAGGCAACATATAGGGTAGCATGGTATCAACCAGCTCATCAAAATGTGATTCATCGTTACTTAAAAAGAAACGTGCAGGATGATCAGTATTATCAAAATCTCCAATGGCCACAAGACTATCATCTTCAGTCAAGAGATAGTAATAAGCAGCTGTGCGGTCTTCTGTGTATCGAAAGAATAAATGTGATTCATGACAAAATGGACATGTTCTATACTTATGACCAATAAATGATTTTAACCAACGTACAAGCAAATCCGATAAAGAGGCTTTGATTCCCTTAAACAAGAACAAGACATTAGGTAGAATGAAACCAACAATTATAGGGATAACAGTTAGGTTATTGTCCACCACCAAAAGATAAAACTGGAACATGGCTGTTAGTCGTAGAAACCAGACAATCGTATTAAAAAAAATCTGATTCGTGCCACTCAGAAAAGTACTGACTACTGTAGACTCTTTACTCTTCACAAAAGTAAGAGTAACACACTTGATGGTAAACATAACTACAAACATAATGACATAGGCTAACATTCACTTACCTCATTTTCAGCATCAGTAAATTCAGAAGCTACATCTCCCAAAAGAGAGATTAACTTAAAAGCACCCAAGGTATTATCTTGACTTAAATTGGTAAGCATACGATCCAGAGTCTTTAGACAACGTTTCTTCTCTGAGAGTTTCCGTCTATCCAATAAAGCACTATCTTCTAAGTCTTCTGTGTTACTAGAGGAACGTAGTTCATTTAGATCATATACATCACCAACGTCTAGGACTGATAGCTTACGAAGAACCCTAGAAACGACTAATGAAGAATAAGTCTGCGCGTGCTCTAGAAGTTCTGCAGACTCTTTCAACTTTTGAATAATGGTGTCTCTTTTGGCAAGTTCTTCCTCATCTAAAAGCAAAGCATCCAATGGAAAAAGTTGTTCCACGATTGTCTTTTGACCAGGGACAAAAGCGTTACTTTGTCTCAAACCAGTGCTAGGAACAAAATGCTTTCCGTTAACAACTATAAGTCTCTTTCCTAACCACTTGTCGACAATGCCACGCTCACTAGAAACTATGACACCATCCATTCGTGTTATTTGGATAGCAACCTCGTCACCTGCTTTTAGGCTAGCGATCCATTCTGAAATATCTTTTTTTGATAAATACATTATTTTGTTTCCTCCTTTGCGACTGACACAATATCATGGATAGCATCCTCATCAAGACGAGGTGCTTCATGCTTCCCTCCAGCCATTCGTTCAATACGTTTGGACCATCCACCAGAGTTCTTATCCTTATGATAGATAACTGCTGTTGCTGCTTTCTCTACTCCCATAGCTTTAGCTAAATCTTTGCCACTTTCGTCAAGAACATTAACATAGATAATCTTGTTTCGTTCTTTTTCAGTTAAGCTCTTATTGAGTACTGGAATTGATTTTTGACAGTAAGGGCAATCAGGTCGAAAGAACACATATATCTCTGAAGCAGTATTTTTCTTATAAGGAAAAATGACATTATCTTCTTTAAAATAATCAAGCTGGTTTGATGTAATCTTTGTTGCGTGGAAACTTTGTTGCGTGAGTTCCTGATCAAAAACCATCGTAACCATACGATTACTATAACTGTATTCATTTTTAAAATTAGAAGTAAAACCAATCAGAATTACAGGTAACATAAATAACCCAAGAACAACTTTAGTCGATGTAAACTGGTGGGCATGGTCCACACCTTGATATACGATATAAAAGGTCGTAAGAACCCAAGGTAAGATAATCCCAAAAAGCAAACCAAACCAATCAAACGGAAATGCATAGACAACCCTATGGTTCACTACAACTACCGTCAAAATAGATAATGTCACAAGGATCGCATAGCTAATATACCAACCCTTGTAAAGAGGATTATCCTTTAATTTTGGAAATGCATCACAGAGGGATTTCCAAGCAGATTCAATTTTTATTTTCATTAATTACCGTTACCTTTCAATCTTTTTTATCTTTAAAACAACACCTGATACTTTCAACAAATTCAAACTATCATGTGACTTTCTTACATACTTTTAAATAGTTGAGAGAATGATTATATGTTGCAGTTGCTGCGCGTGACTTATTCTTTTTTCCCTGATAAGAATTCATCAACCTTCTTGATAACCTCGTTATGTGGGACAAATAAAGTATAGAGCGTTGGGATGATTAATACCGTTTGTAAAATAATTTCCATCACATTATTAAGTGATAGAAAACGCCATGATAGGAAAAAAGTAACTACCATAAACAAGTACAAAATAAAATATGTGACAAGAATCAACCAAGCACTCGCTAGAAAAATAAAGTAGTGGATTTTTCCAATAGCTACATCACTAACTATGGCTAGCCTTTTCAAAATTCTTGGTCTTTTTACTACGATTACAACTACAAGCGAAACAACTAACCATATAAGTCTTCTTCCTAAGTATTCCAAATAATCCATTTACAAATACCTTTACTCTATCTATAAACAATCAAGAAATAATCATCAAAAGGGAGTTTTATTTTTTCTGGTAGAACTTCTTTTGGGAATACAATGATCATATGTTCATACTCTATTGAGAATTCTTCATAGAGACTAGTTAAGTGAGGAATCAAGTCATCTTTGATATATGCCATAGGTACCATAGGGTACTCTTTCAATTCCCAAGAGTCTGTTTCAACAACAGCTGATAACTGGAATTTATCATCATCCAAAGGTTCTGATATCTCCTTTACAAGATAATCTATTTTCTGCAGTTCAGAAAAATCATAAGCCTCGCAATCACACCAATCTTTATAATTTGAAAACATTTTTTCTTGAATGATTTCGACAATAACCTCAGAAGCATTTGTTGTTGTTTGACTGAATAAAGAAATATTTTTACGCTTTAACATGTCATGTCCAGTTACACCATCAACCTCGACCTCATTTACATATTCAAAAAAGT encodes:
- a CDS encoding thioredoxin family protein; translated protein: MKIKIESAWKSLCDAFPKLKDNPLYKGWYISYAILVTLSILTVVVVNHRVVYAFPFDWFGLLFGIILPWVLTTFYIVYQGVDHAHQFTSTKVVLGLFMLPVILIGFTSNFKNEYSYSNRMVTMVFDQELTQQSFHATKITSNQLDYFKEDNVIFPYKKNTASEIYVFFRPDCPYCQKSIPVLNKSLTEKERNKIIYVNVLDESGKDLAKAMGVEKAATAVIYHKDKNSGGWSKRIERMAGGKHEAPRLDEDAIHDIVSVAKEETK